ACGTTGCGAATCGCCGGTCGCGGCTCTGCTCGATGGCTGATTCCCAGGCATGGTCTTTCGTTCGCGGTGGCTCGCGGATAAGATGAGCGGCATGGCAAATCTGACATTGGTTTATGGCATGCGGCTTCTTCCGGCAGAGGAGATCACCGAGGTGGGTGACGCGCCGGTGAAGTTGAAGAACGGGAATGAGGCGCGGGTCACGATGCACATCCTCGAAGGCTCGCGCGAGCAGATCGAGGCCCAACTGCGGCAAAGCATTGAAGCCTTCTTCGATTTTTACCCCGAGATTTAAGCAGGACGTAGTGAGTTCCTTTTTGGCAATTTTGAAACCCTGACTCCCATTTCGAATTGCTCCGCTGTTTTGTGTCGCAGAATGGCACACGCGCGTTTTCTTTCCATGGCGGAATGGAGAGGAGCGCGCGTGGTGGTCCTGCTCCTTTGTCCTTTTCAGGGGGATCTGCAAAAAACGCAGCCACCGCGCGCATGGGGAGCTTTGGCAAGAGGCCGGAGCCCTCGCGGAGGATCCATGCGCAATTCGGTTTTCGAGGCAAGGCTTAACAGCTTTGGGGTCAGGCTTTGCAGGCAGGCCACTCGATGGATGTTACTGACGATTTTGCTGGGGTATTCCGCCACGGCATTGGCGGGAGGGCCGCGCTGGGTTGCGGGGAAGAGCTATTTTGACCCGGCAGCAAAGGGCCGTCCACTGCATTGGAAGAATGGCAGCCTGCCTTATTACCTCGATCAGGGGCCGCTGAGCTCGGATGTCGATCATGCCGCGGCGGAGGCCCTGGTCAATCAGGCAGCCGCGCAGTGGAACAGTGTCGTCACGGCTGCGGTGAGTATAACGGAGGCAGGGTCGCTCGATGAGGATGTGAGCAGCGCCAACGTCTCCTCGACGCCGGGGCCTGTGCCTTCCGGCTGGACGCAAGCTCCGGCAGACATTCTGCCCACCGCTCTTGACAAGCCGCTAGCGGTGATCCTTGACGTGGATGGGACGGTGCTGGATGCACTGCTCGGTCCGGGGGCAAGCGATCCACTGGCCTGCACCATGAACAGCGTCACGGTGCAGGTGGATGCGATCGCGACCGATGGCACGTTTCAACATGCGTTCCTGCTGTTGAACGGGCGCTGCGCTCACACTGCGGCACAGATGGAGACCATGCCGCAGGCGGTAGTGCGCGGCTTTGGGCGAGTTCTGGGGCTGGATTGGTCGCAGGCGAATGACGATGTGCCGTATGGCAATCCCACCAACTTTTCCGCATCCCTGGCGGGATGGCCATTGATGCATCCCATTGAGCCGCCCTGCGATCCCATGCAGGTGCCTTGTGTCTTCCGCGGGATGGCCCTGCGGCCGGATGATATTGCCGCGATCAGCCGGATCTATCCAGTGACGCCCGACAATCTTTCGAACTATCTTTCGAGCAATCCGGCCAAGCAACTGACAGCGGCGACTACCGTCTCGATCCAGGGGACTATACGCTTCCCGACGGGACAGGGTATGCAGGGGGTGAATGTCGTTGCGTATCCGCTGAACCCCGATACCCATCTGCCGGATACGCGCTATCCGGTTTCGGCGGTGACAGGCGAGTATTTCCAGGGAAACCAGGGAAATCCGGTTACCGGCTGGGTCGATCTACAGGGCAACCGCTTCGACCGATTTGGCAGCGATGATGCGGCGCTGGAGGGCTTCTTCGATCTGAGCGCCATGCCGCTGCCTCCCGGGCAGAGCCAGGCGGATTACCTGCTCACCTTCGAACCGATCAACGCGTTGTATGAACGCGCGACATCGGTGGGTGCGCAGACTCTGGGAGCGCCTCTCCCTGCGGGGACGATGCCGGCGGTGTTGATTCGCAGTCTGGGAGCGGGAGCGACTCGGCAGCAGGACATCCTGATTCCCGATGCTCCGCAGGAATCCCACAGTGGAAAGGACGGGAGCGAGACTGCTCCGGCAGTTTTGCCCGGCAGCGGGGAGTGGGTGGGACGGCTTACGGGCTATGGTCACAGCGGATGGTTTGGCCTGGCGGTGAAGGGGAATCGCTACTTCACTGTCGAGGCGCAGGCGCTCAATGAGCGGGGACAATCCTCGCAACAAAAGGCGCGCCTGGTGCTGGGGGTGTGGAATGCGATCGACAGCCCCGGTTCTCCTTCGGTGGTCAATTCCGTGCAGGCGCTGGGAGGCTATTCGGGAGTCAGCTATGTGGGCGTGACGACGATGGGTGATGGAGACCTGCGGCTGGGTATCGCGGACGAACGAGGAGATGGCAGACCCGACTATCTGTATCGCGGCCGCGTGCTCTATGCGGATACGGTAACGCCTGGCCGGATCAGCCGCAGCGGAGGGAGCATCACGATTCGCGGACTGGGTTTCCGCGAAGGGAATATTGTGCGGATCGCAGGTGTTCCGGCCACGATCACGAGCGTCTCTCCGACGGAGCTTACGGCGATTGCTCCTCCTGCGGCGGCGGGAGTGTCCGGCACTGTGTTGGTGGAGGTGTACGATCCGGCGACGGCGGGCTTTGCCAGGATTGGCGACGGTCTGAGTTACGACGCCTCCGGCAGCGACGCATTGAACCTGGTCACGGCTCCGATGTATACCGTACCGCTGGATGTGCCGCTGCCATTTGTCGTGCGGGCGATGGACACCAACATGAATCCCGTGCCGGGGCTGACAGTGACCTATGCGATGGCGTTTGGACAGGCGACGCTGGGCTGCGGCCAGCCGGTCTGTACGGTGATTGCGGGTGGCGATGGGTTGGTGCGGCTGGACATTACGGCAACCTCGACGAGTGCCTCCAGCGTGACGGCATCGC
This window of the Acidisarcina sp. genome carries:
- a CDS encoding IPT/TIG domain-containing protein, translating into MRNSVFEARLNSFGVRLCRQATRWMLLTILLGYSATALAGGPRWVAGKSYFDPAAKGRPLHWKNGSLPYYLDQGPLSSDVDHAAAEALVNQAAAQWNSVVTAAVSITEAGSLDEDVSSANVSSTPGPVPSGWTQAPADILPTALDKPLAVILDVDGTVLDALLGPGASDPLACTMNSVTVQVDAIATDGTFQHAFLLLNGRCAHTAAQMETMPQAVVRGFGRVLGLDWSQANDDVPYGNPTNFSASLAGWPLMHPIEPPCDPMQVPCVFRGMALRPDDIAAISRIYPVTPDNLSNYLSSNPAKQLTAATTVSIQGTIRFPTGQGMQGVNVVAYPLNPDTHLPDTRYPVSAVTGEYFQGNQGNPVTGWVDLQGNRFDRFGSDDAALEGFFDLSAMPLPPGQSQADYLLTFEPINALYERATSVGAQTLGAPLPAGTMPAVLIRSLGAGATRQQDILIPDAPQESHSGKDGSETAPAVLPGSGEWVGRLTGYGHSGWFGLAVKGNRYFTVEAQALNERGQSSQQKARLVLGVWNAIDSPGSPSVVNSVQALGGYSGVSYVGVTTMGDGDLRLGIADERGDGRPDYLYRGRVLYADTVTPGRISRSGGSITIRGLGFREGNIVRIAGVPATITSVSPTELTAIAPPAAAGVSGTVLVEVYDPATAGFARIGDGLSYDASGSDALNLVTAPMYTVPLDVPLPFVVRAMDTNMNPVPGLTVTYAMAFGQATLGCGQPVCTVIAGGDGLVRLDITATSTSASSVTASLSNGASVRIEFTGGVPPSVAALDSQLYLARGATFVWQPRALVLNAGVPMAGQAVSWSSGAGATAQTSSSVTGSNGMTSAHVTAGPLGTATNVQIQACINGGASCGSFTVSSVYPEYAGLLAVSGAGQTMRVEDTPAPIVLRAVDAAGHPMAGAVVSLYQTLSRWSPACGPHDRCRMAPVLNRQMTSAVSGGDGLVTFTPLSQDGVATRLRVTAVTGLLAEINFEIERHP